TTGGCGTATCTCGCGCAGCCGCTCCAGTCCCTGTCCGGCCACCGTGCGTTTGGCCCCGCCGGGATAGATCGGCCCGAAGCCAATGTAATCCGCCCCACCGGCTTCGGCCGCACGCGCCTGAGCGAGATCGTGGGTGGAGATACCGATGACGAAGTCCGTTGGGGCCAGCCGCCGCGCCGCCGCCAGCGGCAGATCAGTCTGACCCAGATGGACCCCACCAGCGCCTGACAGCAGCGCGATATCTAAACGATCATTGACAATAAAGAGCGCACCCGCCAAGCGGCTGAGTTCGGCTATTCGCGTGGCGACCGCCAGAAACTCTCCGCCCTCGACCCGCTTGAGGCGAAGTTGGAGTAGCCGTACACCGCGCGCCAGGAAAATTTCAGCAAGCGCCACCGGCTCGTGTCCAGCCAGCGGATCGACTATCGCATAGAAGGCGGAGGAAAAGGTCAAGGCAGGGGACCGCGACGCACAACGATCTTCAATTCATTAAGCTTTTTGCGCAGAGTATTGCGATTGAAGCCTAAAAAGCGGGCGGCCCGCACCTGGTTGCCATGAAAGCGCTCCAATGTAAGCTCGATCAGCGGCCGTTCCAGCTTGGCTGCTAGGTTGGGATAGACGTCGGTGGCTTCGTCGCTTTGGTCGTCCAAGTAGTCGCGCAGCCCACGCACCAGCAATTCCTCGGGGCTAGCGTCGCCGGCCACCGACTTGGCGCCCCCGTTACCGCCTAGATTAAGGTCCTCGGCGCGAATGATGTTCCCCGCCGCTAGCAAGGCGGCCCGCAGTACGCAGTTCTCAAGCTCGCGCACGTTGCCGGGCCAGGAATAAGCGCTCAACTTGGCTAGCGCCTCGGGGCTCAAACCAGTCGCTTTACCACTCATGTCGCGCGCGGCCTTGGCGACAAAATATTGGGCCAGTTCGGCGATGTCCTCGCGCCGCTCGCGCAGAGGTGGGAGAAAAATCGGCATCACCCGTAGGCGGAAATAAAGATCTTCGCGAAAACGGCGGGCCGCCACGGCAGCCTCCAGATCCTGGTTGGAGGCTGCGATCACGCGCGCCTGCAAGCGGCGCACTTCGGAGCTGCCCACGGGGTTGAATTCGCGCTCCTGCAGCACGCGCAGCAGCTTGGGCTGGAGCTCCAAAGGCATATCGCTGATCTCGTCCAGAAAAAGGGTGCCCTTGCCCGCCAATTCGAATTTACCTGCCCGACGCTCGGTGGCCCCGGTAAAAGCACCCCGTTCGTGTCCAAACAGCTCGCTTTCCAATAAGCCTTGAGGAATCGCCGAGCAGTTGACCGCTACGAAGGGCGCGCGCCAGCGCTCGGATTTGAAATGGATCGCGCGCGCCACCAGCTCCTTGCCGGTCCCACTTTCCCCGCCGATCAAGACATTGGCGTCGTTATTCACCAATCGCCCGATCAGCTTGTAGATCTCCTGCATAGCGGCGCTGCGCCCGACCAGTTCGCCGCCCGCTAGTTGTTGGCCGACTTCGTTGCG
This portion of the Candidatus Binataceae bacterium genome encodes:
- the thiE gene encoding thiamine phosphate synthase; amino-acid sequence: MTFSSAFYAIVDPLAGHEPVALAEIFLARGVRLLQLRLKRVEGGEFLAVATRIAELSRLAGALFIVNDRLDIALLSGAGGVHLGQTDLPLAAARRLAPTDFVIGISTHDLAQARAAEAGGADYIGFGPIYPGGAKRTVAGQGLERLREIRQAVGLPIVAIGGIVEATLPAVIAAGASAGAMISDVVNAPDLDAKVARLLSIR
- a CDS encoding sigma-54 dependent transcriptional regulator codes for the protein RNEVGQQLAGGELVGRSAAMQEIYKLIGRLVNNDANVLIGGESGTGKELVARAIHFKSERWRAPFVAVNCSAIPQGLLESELFGHERGAFTGATERRAGKFELAGKGTLFLDEISDMPLELQPKLLRVLQEREFNPVGSSEVRRLQARVIAASNQDLEAAVAARRFREDLYFRLRVMPIFLPPLRERREDIAELAQYFVAKAARDMSGKATGLSPEALAKLSAYSWPGNVRELENCVLRAALLAAGNIIRAEDLNLGGNGGAKSVAGDASPEELLVRGLRDYLDDQSDEATDVYPNLAAKLERPLIELTLERFHGNQVRAARFLGFNRNTLRKKLNELKIVVRRGPLP